In one window of Chryseobacterium phocaeense DNA:
- the rimM gene encoding ribosome maturation factor RimM (Essential for efficient processing of 16S rRNA): protein MRKEDCYLLGKITRRHGLAGNVILKLDTDQPELYNKLESIFVEINGLLVPFFIAKSAWSKNDALNIAFKNSSEALVDQSLGKNVYLPLASLPKLSGKQFYYHEIIGFDILDENDSNCGVIRSVNDQTAQNYFVTNLDGKEVVIPIIKDWILEVNREERFIKMQLPEGLIDVFLVPSKKDE from the coding sequence ATGCGTAAAGAAGATTGCTATTTATTAGGAAAAATCACACGCAGACACGGCCTTGCGGGAAATGTTATCCTTAAACTGGATACCGATCAACCCGAGCTTTACAATAAATTGGAATCAATATTCGTTGAAATCAACGGATTATTGGTTCCTTTTTTTATTGCAAAATCAGCATGGAGTAAAAACGACGCGCTGAATATTGCGTTTAAAAATTCCTCCGAAGCACTGGTAGACCAGTCCTTAGGAAAAAATGTCTACCTGCCGCTTGCCAGCCTTCCGAAACTTTCAGGAAAGCAGTTCTATTATCATGAAATCATCGGTTTCGATATCCTGGATGAAAATGACAGCAATTGCGGAGTTATAAGATCTGTAAACGATCAGACTGCCCAAAACTATTTCGTGACCAACCTGGACGGAAAAGAAGTAGTGATCCCGATCATCAAAGACTGGATCCTTGAAGTAAACAGAGAAGAAAGATTCATCAAAATGCAGCTCCCGGAAGGACTGATCGATGTTTTCTTAGTACCTTCTAAAAAGGACGAATAG
- a CDS encoding beta-carotene 15,15'-monooxygenase, translating into MPDFDLDSFKKTWQEQPVQPKYDSTEILQMLNRKSRNYVKYIFWISVVEFLFFSVLGLFYFFQDDESDSFRKILEKLGAQKTPEIETNFDHAYLAIKIVSLLITAYFVLKFYQNYRKIKIEENLKGLITRIIKFKKTVNAFILISIALLVAFMFVFTAFIFYVLNSQNIQPTNSNLIIVIIGIIVSTILCVLLIWLYYRLVYGIIISKLDKNLQQLREIDSQES; encoded by the coding sequence ATGCCTGATTTTGATTTAGACAGCTTTAAGAAAACATGGCAGGAACAGCCTGTTCAACCGAAATACGACAGCACTGAAATTCTCCAGATGCTAAACAGAAAGTCACGTAATTATGTGAAGTATATTTTCTGGATCAGTGTGGTGGAATTTTTGTTTTTTTCCGTTTTGGGATTATTTTATTTCTTTCAGGATGATGAATCCGACAGCTTCCGTAAAATACTGGAAAAACTGGGTGCCCAGAAAACCCCTGAGATTGAAACCAATTTTGACCATGCCTACCTGGCCATAAAAATAGTAAGCCTGCTGATTACCGCCTATTTCGTCCTTAAATTTTATCAGAATTACCGTAAAATAAAGATCGAGGAAAACCTTAAAGGCCTTATCACCAGAATTATCAAATTCAAGAAGACTGTCAATGCTTTTATTCTCATCAGTATTGCGTTGCTGGTAGCTTTTATGTTTGTATTTACAGCATTCATTTTCTATGTATTGAATTCACAGAATATACAGCCTACCAATTCGAATCTCATCATCGTTATTATCGGAATTATTGTAAGCACCATATTGTGTGTGCTGCTGATCTGGCTTTACTACAGACTTGTGTACGGAATTATCATCAGCAAGCTGGACAAAAACCTGCAACAGCTCAGAGAGATTGATTCTCAGGAGAGTTAG
- a CDS encoding AMP-binding protein — translation MPLSYVYGASSVPLLGQTIGGNLKKTVEKYPNQEALVCVHQGYRATYQEFYNQTTAVAKALIFLGAKAGDRIGIWSSNRYEWVLLQYATARIGTILVNINPAYRTHELTYVINQSGIRNIFSSLSFKTSNYKEMVEYAKEVCPSLEHEIFFDDNWEDFLNKGQDISDDTLHSFEEHVQFDDPVNIQYTSGTTGFPKGVTLSHHNILNNGYFIGIRLKYSEKDRVCIPVPFYHCFGMVIGNICCTAHGACMVIPHDSFDPDITLKTVSEEKCTSLYGVPTMFIAELAVKNFDTYDFSNLRTGVMAGSVCPPEIMKKVESLMNIKEMSICYGMTETSPVSTQTLIGTTLEKQVSTVGTVQDHLEIKIIDENGKILPRGEHGELCTRGYSVMLKYWNDPDNTKKVLDDARWMHTGDLAVMDEDGYITISGRIKDLIIRGGENISPKEIEDFLYTYPNILDVQIIGIPSEKFGEEVMAWVKVRKGFEVSESELLEYCQGRIAHYKVPKYWKFVDEFPMTISGKIRKVEMREISIKELQLEGIKQRS, via the coding sequence ATGCCATTATCTTATGTCTATGGAGCTTCCTCAGTTCCATTATTAGGACAAACTATCGGAGGAAATCTAAAAAAGACTGTTGAAAAATACCCTAACCAGGAAGCATTAGTATGCGTTCATCAGGGGTACAGGGCAACCTATCAGGAATTTTATAATCAAACAACGGCAGTAGCCAAAGCATTGATTTTTTTAGGAGCCAAAGCCGGCGACCGGATCGGAATCTGGTCTTCAAACCGCTATGAATGGGTCCTGCTTCAATATGCAACCGCCAGAATAGGGACCATCCTGGTCAATATTAATCCTGCCTACAGAACCCACGAACTTACCTACGTTATCAATCAGTCCGGAATCCGCAATATTTTTTCTTCCTTAAGCTTTAAAACCAGCAATTATAAAGAAATGGTAGAATATGCAAAGGAAGTATGCCCAAGCCTGGAGCATGAAATTTTCTTTGATGACAACTGGGAGGATTTTTTAAACAAAGGACAGGATATCTCGGATGATACGCTTCACAGCTTTGAAGAACACGTACAGTTTGATGATCCGGTGAATATTCAGTATACCTCCGGGACTACCGGCTTTCCAAAAGGTGTTACGCTTTCGCATCATAATATTTTAAATAACGGATATTTCATCGGGATACGTTTAAAGTATTCGGAAAAAGACCGGGTGTGTATTCCGGTACCTTTTTATCACTGTTTCGGAATGGTAATCGGGAATATCTGCTGTACCGCCCATGGTGCCTGTATGGTGATTCCCCATGACAGCTTTGATCCCGATATTACCTTAAAAACCGTTTCTGAGGAGAAATGCACTTCTTTGTACGGAGTTCCTACCATGTTTATCGCGGAACTGGCCGTTAAAAATTTTGACACCTATGATTTTTCAAATTTAAGAACGGGAGTCATGGCCGGATCAGTGTGCCCTCCCGAGATTATGAAAAAGGTGGAAAGCCTTATGAATATTAAAGAAATGAGCATTTGCTACGGAATGACGGAAACCTCTCCTGTTTCTACCCAAACCTTAATAGGAACCACTCTGGAAAAGCAGGTGAGTACCGTAGGAACTGTACAGGACCATCTTGAGATTAAAATTATTGACGAAAACGGAAAAATACTGCCACGCGGGGAACACGGGGAACTTTGCACCAGGGGCTATTCCGTCATGCTGAAATACTGGAATGATCCCGATAATACAAAAAAGGTCCTGGATGACGCCCGCTGGATGCACACCGGAGATTTGGCTGTAATGGATGAGGATGGCTATATTACCATTTCCGGGAGAATTAAAGACCTTATTATCCGTGGCGGAGAAAATATTTCCCCAAAAGAGATTGAGGACTTCCTATACACCTATCCGAATATCCTGGATGTCCAGATCATTGGAATTCCGAGTGAGAAATTCGGGGAGGAAGTGATGGCCTGGGTGAAAGTCCGGAAAGGTTTTGAAGTATCGGAATCTGAGCTTCTGGAATACTGCCAGGGAAGAATTGCCCATTATAAAGTTCCGAAATACTGGAAGTTTGTGGATGAATTTCCGATGACTATTTCCGGGAAAATAAGGAAGGTAGAAATGCGTGAAATTTCGATTAAAGAATTACAGCTGGAGGGGATCAAACAAAGGTCTTAA
- a CDS encoding RNA polymerase sigma factor: protein MSSREKEFAQLIKDNQGLIIKVSRLYTNALEDEEDLFQEIVLQLWRSYDSFKGNSKISTWMYRVALNTAITLFRKKSKSLPTNELDINHRDFVEDDDEKQQQISLLYTVIKTLPNVERAIVMMYLDDLPYKDIAENLGITEVNARVKMNRLKKTLKEQMEKYA from the coding sequence ATGAGTTCCAGAGAAAAAGAATTTGCGCAGCTTATTAAAGATAATCAGGGTCTGATTATTAAAGTTTCGCGTCTTTATACGAACGCTCTTGAAGATGAAGAAGATCTGTTTCAGGAGATTGTATTGCAACTTTGGAGAAGCTACGATTCCTTTAAAGGAAATTCTAAAATTTCTACGTGGATGTACCGTGTAGCCCTTAATACAGCCATTACTCTTTTCAGAAAAAAAAGCAAAAGCCTTCCTACGAATGAGCTGGATATCAACCACAGGGATTTTGTGGAAGATGATGATGAAAAGCAGCAGCAGATCTCGCTTCTGTACACGGTGATCAAAACTCTGCCCAATGTAGAAAGAGCCATAGTGATGATGTATCTTGACGACCTGCCTTATAAGGATATTGCAGAAAACCTCGGAATCACCGAAGTTAATGCCCGCGTGAAAATGAACAGACTAAAGAAAACCCTTAAAGAACAGATGGAAAAATATGCCTGA
- a CDS encoding 30S ribosomal protein S16, protein MSVKIRLQRHGKKGKPFFHIVVADSRARRDGRFIEKLGTYNPITNPATIDLNVDSAVKWLNNGAQPTDTARAILSYKGALYKKHLQGGVAKGAFDEAEAEKRFNAWVESKEQKVQGKVEGLSKAQADAKKAALEAEVKVNEARIAAAAQAEADAKAAEEAANAPAEEEVVAEATEGEAPAAETEENTEA, encoded by the coding sequence ATGTCAGTAAAAATCAGATTACAAAGACACGGTAAAAAAGGTAAGCCTTTCTTCCACATCGTGGTTGCAGATTCAAGAGCTAGAAGAGATGGTAGATTCATCGAAAAGCTTGGAACTTACAACCCAATTACTAACCCTGCAACTATCGATTTGAACGTTGATTCTGCTGTAAAGTGGTTAAACAACGGTGCTCAGCCAACTGATACTGCAAGAGCGATCCTTTCTTACAAAGGAGCCCTTTACAAAAAACACTTACAAGGTGGTGTTGCTAAAGGAGCTTTTGATGAGGCTGAAGCTGAAAAAAGATTCAATGCTTGGGTAGAATCTAAAGAACAAAAAGTACAAGGTAAAGTAGAAGGTTTATCTAAAGCTCAGGCTGACGCTAAGAAAGCTGCTTTAGAAGCTGAAGTTAAAGTAAACGAAGCCAGAATTGCTGCTGCTGCACAAGCTGAAGCTGATGCCAAAGCTGCTGAAGAAGCTGCCAACGCACCTGCTGAAGAAGAAGTTGTTGCTGAAGCTACAGAAGGAGAAGCTCCTGCTGCTGAAACTGAAGAAAACACTGAAGCTTAA
- a CDS encoding LA_2272 family surface repeat-containing protein, with translation MKTKFLWITGLFIANIIQAQDSIQIENIKTGIITFNPKTKVKNTAGINLGVMDDYNSQKINGFNLQGNPFSLLYLLLPHAIEIPGDEAATVSVNGLHISTGGMADAKKLNGIGISMYHIAQVTNGITVNGFNNHSGKLNGLHVSFLNNSARQGHGLLISFSNTADTFGGAQVGVYNNTHVMKGVQAGAVNISKQNKGVQIGLVNKTDKNKGLQIGFWNKNGKRTLPLINF, from the coding sequence ATGAAAACAAAATTTTTATGGATAACCGGACTTTTTATCGCAAATATTATCCAGGCACAGGACAGCATACAGATTGAAAATATAAAAACAGGCATTATTACCTTCAACCCAAAAACTAAAGTAAAAAATACAGCGGGCATCAATCTGGGGGTTATGGATGATTACAATTCCCAAAAGATCAATGGTTTTAATCTGCAGGGAAATCCTTTTTCTTTATTATATCTCCTGCTTCCGCACGCTATAGAAATACCAGGTGATGAGGCGGCAACGGTTTCTGTCAACGGTCTTCATATTTCAACAGGAGGAATGGCAGATGCCAAAAAACTGAATGGTATCGGAATTTCCATGTATCATATCGCCCAGGTAACCAACGGAATCACGGTCAATGGATTTAATAACCATTCCGGTAAACTGAACGGGCTTCATGTTTCGTTTCTTAATAATTCTGCGCGTCAGGGCCACGGGCTTTTAATTTCTTTCAGCAATACGGCAGATACCTTTGGGGGCGCTCAGGTCGGAGTTTATAATAATACCCACGTGATGAAGGGAGTTCAGGCCGGTGCAGTCAATATAAGCAAGCAAAACAAAGGCGTACAGATTGGTCTGGTCAATAAAACCGATAAAAATAAAGGCCTTCAGATTGGATTTTGGAATAAGAACGGGAAAAGAACACTGCCGTTAATTAATTTTTAA
- a CDS encoding XRE family transcriptional regulator, with amino-acid sequence MRKKIKIIEYICENHKNMGQELLLKEIRKKIGDKSLNDEIANILNISYDAAHRRTSLKAKFSFEEALELAKYYQISLNQFITSDQQLVVKKTSAVNTTEDLQFFFQNNLSIFENLPLSDEMTIYYSAKDIPFFYTLSDTLLSRFKIYVWMNLLNAKQVFVPFLQFSPPYLESNTQELKKKYEAQQVVELWNDRTISSILQQILFYYETGLLQKKEAEIILEELREIIEHIELKTENNPKFQLYENELMHLSNDIFFHHPQQSLFAIPTNMFGYILVNDAQTCTETRNYFEHQIKNSKSLNTSGNRDRKVFFNKMYTQIGDLKRKILK; translated from the coding sequence ATGCGAAAAAAAATTAAAATAATTGAGTACATTTGTGAAAATCACAAAAACATGGGTCAGGAGCTTTTACTTAAAGAAATCCGGAAAAAAATAGGTGACAAATCTTTAAATGATGAGATCGCGAATATTCTCAATATAAGTTATGATGCAGCCCACAGAAGAACGTCGCTGAAAGCCAAATTCAGTTTTGAAGAAGCTCTGGAACTGGCGAAATATTACCAGATCTCCCTGAATCAGTTTATCACTTCAGACCAGCAATTGGTCGTTAAGAAAACCTCAGCAGTAAATACCACGGAAGATCTGCAGTTCTTTTTCCAGAATAATCTCAGCATTTTTGAAAACCTTCCGCTTTCTGATGAAATGACCATTTATTATTCCGCAAAGGATATTCCCTTCTTTTATACGTTATCTGATACGTTGCTTTCCCGTTTTAAGATCTATGTCTGGATGAATTTGCTGAATGCCAAACAGGTTTTCGTCCCTTTTCTGCAGTTTTCACCGCCCTATTTAGAATCCAATACCCAGGAGCTTAAGAAAAAATACGAAGCGCAGCAGGTAGTAGAACTGTGGAATGACCGCACTATTTCCAGCATCCTGCAGCAGATCCTTTTTTACTATGAAACCGGACTTTTACAAAAGAAAGAAGCTGAAATTATCCTGGAAGAACTTCGTGAAATTATAGAACACATCGAACTCAAAACAGAAAACAATCCAAAATTCCAGTTGTATGAAAATGAACTGATGCATCTTTCCAATGACATCTTTTTCCATCATCCGCAGCAGTCGCTTTTTGCAATTCCTACCAATATGTTCGGTTACATACTTGTTAATGACGCGCAAACCTGCACTGAAACACGGAATTATTTTGAACACCAGATCAAAAACTCAAAATCCCTGAACACTTCCGGAAACCGGGACAGAAAGGTATTTTTCAATAAAATGTATACTCAGATCGGGGATTTGAAGAGGAAAATTTTGAAGTGA
- a CDS encoding T9SS type A sorting domain-containing protein translates to MKKNNFLMMALISLMSIGQSNLKAQCPATSAFYSFSTGGKNYHLVREGRPWSIAASCAASRQGYLAEINNAAEQNGILAALQSPQAGIVLANTTAPDGGDASYVWIGGREIQNPNRWVWDGNMNGNNMDPGTPFWSGGSPMNGGMPVASAYANWGFPMNQPPVEPDNFNGNQDFVAMALTQWPFGNLGQWNDLSGQNILFFVIEYDGVLSTDEAKTDKSSVRIYPNAVTDFLTIESKKGISSVHMTDASGKKVKTVSGTGKSSERIDCTSLPDGVYLVNIEYQDKTASQHKVIKSNK, encoded by the coding sequence ATGAAAAAAAACAATTTTCTTATGATGGCGCTCATCAGTCTGATGAGCATTGGTCAATCTAATCTGAAAGCCCAGTGCCCTGCAACATCTGCTTTTTACTCATTTAGCACGGGGGGGAAAAATTATCACCTTGTAAGGGAGGGAAGGCCTTGGTCTATAGCCGCAAGTTGCGCTGCATCCAGACAGGGATATCTGGCAGAAATCAACAATGCTGCAGAACAAAATGGAATACTTGCCGCACTGCAGTCTCCACAGGCGGGAATTGTTCTGGCTAATACCACAGCTCCGGATGGAGGGGATGCTTCTTATGTGTGGATTGGGGGACGTGAAATTCAAAATCCAAATAGATGGGTGTGGGATGGAAATATGAATGGCAACAACATGGATCCTGGAACTCCTTTTTGGAGCGGTGGGTCGCCTATGAACGGGGGAATGCCGGTAGCCAGTGCTTATGCTAACTGGGGCTTTCCAATGAACCAGCCGCCTGTTGAACCGGACAATTTCAATGGAAACCAGGACTTCGTAGCGATGGCTCTTACTCAATGGCCGTTCGGAAACCTAGGACAGTGGAATGATCTGTCTGGTCAAAACATTCTGTTTTTTGTTATTGAATATGACGGGGTTCTTTCAACAGACGAAGCTAAGACAGATAAAAGCTCAGTAAGAATTTATCCCAACGCTGTTACTGATTTCCTGACCATTGAAAGTAAAAAGGGAATTTCTTCAGTTCATATGACCGATGCATCGGGGAAAAAAGTAAAAACCGTTTCCGGTACAGGAAAATCCTCTGAAAGGATAGACTGTACGTCTCTGCCGGATGGTGTTTATCTTGTAAACATAGAGTATCAGGATAAAACTGCTTCTCAGCACAAGGTGATCAAGAGCAATAAGTAA
- the asnS gene encoding asparagine--tRNA ligase: MKKQTIKEILQDYKKVLHHDITVYGWVRTFRANRFIALNDGSTINNLQIVVDFENFDEEIISKISTAASLKVIGEVVESQGAGQSVEIVAKKIVILGDNFTEDRDKTILQPKKHSLEVLRDQAHLRFRTNLFGAVFRVRHAVSFAVHAFFNKNQFFYINTPVITGADAEGAGEMFGVTNFDLNNIPRTEDGEIDFAQDFFGKKTNLTVSGQLEGETAAMGLGRIYTFGPTFRAENSNTTRHLAEFWMIEPEVAFNNLEDNIDLAEDFLKYVIQYVLDNCKDDLEFLDKRFEEEQKSKPEKERAKEGLIEKLQNVIAKRFKRVSYTEAIEILLNSKENKKGKFQYPVEKWGADLQSEHERYLVEKHFESPVVLFDYPKEIKAFYMKLNEDNKTVAAMDVLFPGIGEIIGGSEREARLDVLKQKMADMHVDEHELWWYLDTRKFGSVPHAGFGLGLERLVLFVTGMTNIRDVIPFPRTPKSAEF; the protein is encoded by the coding sequence ATGAAAAAGCAGACCATTAAGGAAATCCTACAGGATTACAAGAAAGTATTACATCATGACATTACGGTTTACGGTTGGGTAAGAACCTTCCGTGCAAATCGCTTTATAGCGCTTAATGATGGTTCTACGATCAATAATTTGCAGATAGTAGTTGATTTTGAAAATTTCGACGAGGAGATTATCAGCAAAATCAGTACAGCTGCCTCTTTAAAAGTAATAGGTGAAGTGGTGGAAAGCCAGGGAGCCGGGCAGAGTGTGGAAATTGTCGCTAAAAAGATTGTTATTTTAGGAGATAACTTTACAGAAGACCGCGACAAAACGATCCTTCAGCCTAAGAAACACTCACTGGAAGTATTGAGAGACCAGGCGCATTTAAGATTCAGAACGAATTTATTCGGAGCTGTGTTTAGAGTACGTCACGCCGTTAGCTTCGCCGTGCATGCATTCTTTAACAAAAACCAGTTCTTCTACATCAACACGCCTGTGATCACGGGAGCTGATGCGGAAGGAGCAGGAGAAATGTTCGGGGTAACCAACTTTGATCTGAACAATATTCCAAGAACTGAGGACGGAGAAATTGATTTTGCACAGGACTTCTTTGGAAAGAAAACCAACCTAACGGTTTCAGGACAGCTTGAAGGAGAAACTGCAGCTATGGGATTGGGAAGAATTTATACATTCGGACCTACGTTCCGTGCAGAAAACTCAAACACAACAAGACACCTTGCAGAATTCTGGATGATAGAGCCGGAAGTGGCATTCAACAACCTTGAAGATAACATCGACCTCGCGGAAGATTTCTTAAAATATGTGATCCAGTATGTTCTTGACAACTGTAAGGATGATCTTGAATTCCTGGACAAGCGTTTTGAAGAAGAGCAGAAATCAAAACCAGAAAAAGAAAGAGCAAAAGAAGGGCTTATCGAAAAGCTTCAGAATGTGATTGCAAAACGTTTCAAGCGTGTAAGCTACACCGAAGCTATTGAGATCCTGCTGAACTCAAAAGAAAATAAAAAAGGAAAATTCCAGTATCCGGTAGAGAAATGGGGAGCAGATCTTCAGTCTGAACATGAAAGATACCTGGTGGAAAAGCATTTTGAAAGCCCGGTGGTTCTGTTCGACTATCCTAAAGAGATCAAAGCTTTCTATATGAAGCTGAACGAGGATAATAAGACCGTAGCCGCTATGGACGTTCTTTTCCCGGGAATCGGGGAGATCATCGGAGGATCGGAAAGAGAAGCAAGATTAGACGTATTAAAACAGAAAATGGCAGATATGCATGTAGATGAGCACGAATTATGGTGGTACCTGGATACCCGTAAATTTGGTTCTGTACCGCATGCAGGCTTTGGTTTAGGATTGGAAAGACTGGTTCTTTTCGTAACAGGGATGACGAACATCAGAGATGTGATTCCTTTCCCGAGAACACCGAAGAGTGCTGAATTCTAG
- a CDS encoding AAA family ATPase — MRSIYITGMSGTGKSSVIQSLSEKGFTAIDTDYGDWKELSVSGDTQEWLLKEEKIKKLLSKPLTSPVFIAGCCSNQVALYPFFDYILLLSASLETILERISRRTSNPYGQLPHERNEIILNFENIQPLLQEGAHFEFNTEMMAVDEIAASLEQLATT; from the coding sequence ATGAGAAGCATTTATATTACAGGAATGTCAGGGACAGGAAAGTCATCCGTTATTCAAAGCCTCAGCGAAAAAGGTTTTACGGCAATTGATACCGATTATGGGGATTGGAAAGAACTTTCCGTATCAGGTGACACCCAGGAATGGCTGTTAAAAGAAGAGAAAATTAAAAAATTACTTTCAAAACCGCTTACATCACCCGTTTTTATTGCCGGGTGTTGTTCTAACCAGGTTGCTCTCTATCCTTTTTTTGATTACATCCTGTTGCTTTCCGCCTCTCTTGAAACTATTCTTGAAAGGATTTCCAGGAGAACTTCCAATCCCTATGGACAACTTCCGCATGAGCGCAACGAGATTATCCTGAATTTTGAAAATATCCAGCCTTTATTACAGGAAGGTGCCCATTTTGAATTTAATACTGAAATGATGGCTGTTGATGAAATAGCAGCATCGCTGGAACAACTGGCCACCACCTGA
- the rpoN gene encoding RNA polymerase factor sigma-54, translating into MLKQHLQLKLGQKLAPQQIQLMKLIQLHTLEFEEELERELEENPALEIVKEDSKEDDFSSLEDAYQDEGTDSIQTDFDVNEYIYDDEPSYKTASSNYSPDDEEFDNESLLTEGQSLYDYLLEQIHLVNISQEDEKIAEYVIGNLDTDGYLRREIKAIVDDLAFSQGIYTTREKVEDILENYIQKLDPPGVGARGLQECLLLQIEKKVSSDKAVSLAANILRHQFDALTNKHYNKIIQKYDIEEDDLKDALEEISKLSPKVGGNFDTQTITINQEIIPDFVIQVKDGVVIPMLNSKNAPTLRVSEEYKDILTTYSHDKNSSEHKQAALFIKQKLDAAKWYIDAINQRQNTLLQTITAIVKFQKDYFITGDEKSLKPMILKDVADITGFDISTISRVVKSKYADTPNGIVYLKDLFSDSLTNDDGEEVSTKEIKTHLQEVIGKENKRKPLTDDALVVILKEQGYNIARRTIAKYREQLNIPVARLRKEL; encoded by the coding sequence ATGCTTAAACAACACTTACAACTCAAGCTGGGACAGAAGCTGGCCCCTCAGCAGATCCAGTTGATGAAGCTGATTCAGCTTCACACATTGGAATTTGAAGAGGAGCTGGAAAGAGAGCTGGAAGAAAATCCTGCTTTGGAAATTGTAAAGGAAGATTCCAAAGAAGATGACTTCTCTTCACTGGAAGATGCTTATCAGGATGAGGGAACGGATAGCATTCAAACAGATTTTGATGTCAACGAGTATATCTACGATGACGAACCCAGCTATAAAACTGCCTCCAGTAACTATTCTCCGGATGATGAAGAATTCGATAACGAAAGTCTTCTGACGGAAGGGCAGTCGCTGTATGACTACCTTTTGGAGCAGATCCATCTGGTGAATATCAGCCAAGAAGATGAGAAGATCGCTGAATATGTCATCGGGAATTTAGATACAGACGGATACCTTAGAAGGGAGATCAAAGCTATTGTGGACGATCTGGCTTTCTCACAGGGAATTTATACCACCAGAGAAAAAGTAGAAGATATTCTGGAAAACTACATCCAGAAGCTTGATCCGCCAGGTGTGGGAGCAAGAGGCCTTCAGGAATGCCTGCTGCTTCAGATCGAAAAGAAAGTAAGCTCGGATAAAGCCGTTTCATTGGCCGCCAATATCCTGAGACATCAGTTTGATGCCCTTACCAATAAGCATTACAACAAGATTATTCAGAAATACGATATCGAGGAAGATGATCTGAAAGATGCGCTGGAAGAAATTTCCAAACTTTCACCAAAAGTAGGCGGAAACTTTGATACGCAGACCATCACCATTAACCAGGAAATTATTCCGGATTTTGTAATCCAGGTGAAGGATGGGGTGGTAATTCCGATGCTTAACAGTAAAAATGCACCTACTTTAAGAGTGTCCGAGGAATATAAAGATATCCTGACCACGTATTCCCATGATAAAAACTCTTCAGAGCATAAGCAGGCGGCTTTGTTTATCAAACAGAAACTGGATGCTGCAAAATGGTATATAGATGCCATTAACCAGCGTCAGAATACCCTGCTTCAAACCATTACCGCTATTGTAAAATTCCAGAAAGATTATTTTATCACCGGTGACGAAAAATCACTGAAACCAATGATCCTTAAAGATGTTGCAGATATCACAGGATTTGATATCTCCACGATTTCAAGGGTGGTAAAAAGCAAGTATGCCGATACCCCGAACGGAATTGTTTATCTGAAAGACCTCTTCTCCGATAGTCTGACGAATGATGATGGTGAAGAAGTTTCTACCAAAGAGATCAAAACCCATCTTCAGGAAGTAATCGGAAAGGAAAATAAAAGAAAACCGCTTACCGACGATGCACTGGTGGTGATCCTGAAAGAACAGGGATACAATATTGCAAGAAGAACCATCGCTAAATACCGTGAACAGCTTAATATTCCGGTTGCGAGACTAAGAAAAGAACTTTAA